The sequence below is a genomic window from Photobacterium atrarenae.
AGGTTGACGGCTTCGCGTGCCATTTGCTCATTGAGCTGCTTGAGATTGTTAATTTCATGGACCAGGGTATGTCGCTCGCGCGCTTCCTGGCTGAAATTATCATTGACCTGTTTCTTGAACCCTTCCAACTGCTCACGCAACGGGCCGAGCAAGGTCGCCAGACTGAGCTGGTTCTGCTCATCAACGCTGCGGCTCTTTTGCTCGAACAGCCGATTGGCCAGGCTTTCAAACTGCACCCGCAACCGCTCTTCGGCATTCTCCAGCAGGGCAATTTTCTCATCGGCCGCTTTCTGCTCTTCAAAATGGCGGGCTTCCTGCTCGCGCAAGTCCGCTTCCAGGCCGGCATTGGCCATCCGGGCATTTTCCAGCTGCTCGGTCAGATACTGTTTTTCGTTTTTCACCGCCTCAAAATGGCGCATTTTCTCCAGTGCCGCGGCCAGCCGGGCGTGCATCTGACGCAGCTCGGAGGTCAGGCGATCCCGCTCGACGTCCAGCTCATCAAGATCCTGGTTCCGCTCGGCCAGCTGGGCATTGAGGTATGCTTCCCGGCTCTGTGCCAGGCGCTCTTCGGCCTCAGCCTGCTGCCGGCACAGCGCGATCTGCTGCTGTGCACGTCCCTTCATCCACAATCCCGTGATCACGCTGGCGACCGTCGCCCCCGTCAGGGCCGCGACCACAGCCAGCTCGGTCCCAGTAAGCCACTCAGTTAACATTAATCCCCAACCTTTATGACGCAACATCAGCGCGGCGCTTACTCGCCGCGCCCTTTTGATTTCAAGGGTTACAGGCTAAGTGGATACTGGATAAATGTCCAGCCATGTTGCCCCACAGGCATTCTGGGCGCGCCCTTGTGTGACATCATCGACGTGCCCGTCACCCGGGTACAGCAAAGCCTTTTCGCCCGGACGGCTATCGCATACACTGGCGCTTTGGTACGACAAATCACCGTGCTGCCGTCTGCATTCCCCGAACCGGCAGCTGATGGACAAGGAAGTATGAAGAACGAACGCCTCGCGCTGAGCTACGGACTAACGGCAGTGCTGCTGTGGTCGACCGTCGCCACTGCCTTTAAGATCACCCTGAGCTATTTCACCCCGCTGCAGATGCTGGCCGCTGCCAGTGCCGTCTCCGTGCTGGCGCTGACTGCCATCGCGCTGTATCAGGGCAAGCTCCACCAGCTCGGGCGCACGTTTCGCTCCCGCCCCGGCTATTATCTGCTGCTGGGGTTGATCAATCCGCTGGCTTATTACCTGATCCTGTTTCAGGCCTATGACCTGCTGCCTGCGTCATTGGCCCAGCCGCTCAACTACAGCTGGGCGATCACCTTAACCCTGATGGCCGCAGTGTTCCTCGGCCAGACGATCCGCCGTCAGGACTGGATTGCCTGCGGATTCGGCTACTTTGGCGTGGTGGTGATCGCCACCCAGGGGGATCTGCTGGCGCTGGATTTTGACAGCCCGCTCGGCGTGGCGCTAGCGCTGTTCTCGACCCTGCTGTGGGCGCTGTACTGGATCCTCAATACCCGCAACCAGGCTGATCCGGTGATCAGTGTGCTGCTCGGCTTTCTGATCTCGCTACCGATTTCCGTTGGTGCCAGTCTTACCATCTCCGGTTGGCCCAGTGCTCCCTGGCAGGGCTGGGCAGCGGTCAGTTATGTCGGCCTGTTTGAAATGGGGATCACCTTCGTGCTGTGGATCAATGCGCTGAAGCTGACCGAGAACACGGCGCGGATCAGTAACCTGATTTTTATCGCCCCCTTTATCTCGCTACTGCTGCTGGCGACCATTATCGGCGAAGCAATCCATCCGTCGACCCTCATCGGCCTGGTGATGATCATCTGTGGCCTGCTGATCCAGCAATGGAAAGGTAAATCGCGCCAGGCGGCGGACTCCTCCTGTTAACACTGATCCCGTCTGCTCAAGAAAAAAAAGCCTGCCACAAAGTGGCAGGCAAGCGAGATTGGGTTGTCGAGACCCTGCGCCTTCAAAGGGTAAAGACGTCTTATTATTCGGTAAAATTCAAATTACTTGAGTTCACACTTCTGCCACGCGGCCTTAACTGTTAGCCGCAACCGCATGCCAGCGCCGCCCGAGACGCGACCACAGGATCAGCAGCCCCGGGGCCAGCAGCCACATATGCAGCACCATCAGATCCGGCGGCAGCAAGTCCAGCCGCTGGGTCAGGCTCACCATGGCACCGGCGCCGCTCATCTGGAACAGACCCAGCAACGCCGCCGCAGTACCGGCGCGATCACCAAACGGGGCCAGGGCTTTGCCGGCAGCCGAACCGAGAACGAAGGCAAAGCCAAAGGAGGACATGAACACCGGCACCATGAACGCCCAGGCTTCACGCAGATGACTGAGCATCAGCATCGCCACCCCGGAAGTCACCAGCATGATCAACCCGGTCGCCAGCGTCCGGCGCGAGCCAAAGCGGTCAATATATTTCGGCGCCACCATGCAGGCTAAGATATTCAGTGCCGCATTGACCCCAAACCACAGGGTAAATTGCCCCATATCCTCGCCCAGCTCGGTCATCAGCCAGACCGGTGCCGAGGTAACATAGGCCAGAATTACGGCCATCGCCAGCATGCACATGGTGCTATGATACAGGAACGTCGGCTCGCGCAGCACCGAGCGGTAACGGGACCAGCTCAGCATCGCGCCCGAGACATCGGTCTCCGCCGGACGGGTTTCGCGAAACTGCAGCAGAATGAAGGTGCCAGCGACGACCGCAAATCCAGCCATAAAACTGAAGTTACTGCGCCAGCCGAACTCATGGGTCAGCCAGGTGCCCAGCAACGGAGCCAGTGCCGGAATAAAACAAATCGCGCCGTTGAGATAGCTGATCATCCGGCCGCTTTTCTCCGGGCCGAAGCTGTCTCGTACCGCGGCAAACGCCGCCACCGAGGTGGCACAGGCGCCGAAACCCTGCAACAGGCGCGCCACCAGCAGCAGATCCAAAGTGTGGGCGACATACGCCAGCGCAGCACTCAAACCGTAAATGGCGATCCCGCCGAGCGCAATCGGGCGGCGGCCAAAACGATCGGCCAAAGGACCGGCCAACAGCTGACCCAGACCCAGGCTGAACATAAACCAGGTCACGGTATCCTGGACCCGCGCCGGATCGACAGTAAACGTCTCGGCCATCGCCGGGAGTGCCGGTAGGTAAATATCGATCGCCAACGGGCTGAACAGAACCAGAATCACCATCAGGGCGACGAGCCGGGTTCCAGACTGTGAAGAAGCAGAGGTCATGATACATTTCCTTAAAGATGATGGCGGCAGTCTAAGGCCTTCGTGATATGAACAGAAATGGTTTATATTCAAATCAGAATTTCCAATGGGGAATATCATCACCCGAGGTGCCTTGTGTCTTTTGAAAAACTCGCCCGCATCGATCTCAACCTGCTGGTATGCCTGCATGTCCTGCTGGAAGAGTGTAACGTCACCCACGCCGCCAAACGGCTGCATCTAAGCCAGTCCGCCGTCAGCAAAAGCCTGATGCGGCTGCGCGAGCAGTTCAACGATCCCCTGTTTACCCGCAACGCGCACGGCCTGCGCCCGACGCCGCGGGCCAAAGCCTTACAGCCGATGCTGGATCACCTGCTGCGTGAGATCGAACAACTCACCGCGCCGCCTGTCTTTACCCCCCACACCAGCAACCGCCACTTCAAGATGGCGCTGGTCGAGAGCGCCTATCCGCTGTTTCTGCCCCAGTTCCTCGGCGATATTTTCTCTGAAGGACCCAACCTGACCATCGATACCCAGGCCTGGGAGCCCAACACCTTCGAAAAACTGCAATCAGGCGAGATTGACTTCGGCATTACCGGCAAAGATCTCAACCCGGCCGATGCCATGCTGACCCTGATGCCGCCCAAAGGCATTGTGTTCCAGGAGCTGTGCCGCGACCGCCAGTGCTGTATTGTCCGACCAGAGCACCCAATTCTGAGCCAGACCTGGGATGAAGCCAGCTACCTGGCCCAGCGCCATATCCAGGTACGCTGCATCGGCGACGACCGCTGGCTGCTCGATTACAAGCTGGCCGAGCGCGGCCTGAGCCGGGACATCGCCATGTATGTGCCGGATTTCAACAGCGCGGCCTGCCTGTGTCACCAGACCGACTTTGTCTTTACCGCCCCGAGCCACTTTGCCAACTATATTGCCAACCAGCTCGGTTTGGTCGTGGTGCCGCTGCCGACTGAGTTGCCGGCGATGGCCTACACCCTGTTTTGGCATCAACATCAAGAGAAAGATCCTGGTCACACCTGGCTTCGCGAGATAATCATCGGACGCTGTCGTGATTTACCAGTCGGTTAATTGCAGCGGACCAGTAAACGCGCTACCGTAAAGAGATCCGGCCCGAACGGCCTGAGCCGTCACGCCAGGACGGCGAACGACTTTAAGGAATGATGAAGCATGCAAACTGTTATTTCACAGCGTGTTGAGCAGCTACGGGCATGGTTGACGCGAAACCAGCTCGATGCCTTGCTGATCCCGCACGAGGACGAGTACCTGGGCGAATATATTCCCGCCCACAATGATCGCCTGCACTGGGCCACCGGCTTCACCGGCTCGGCCGGGATGGCAATTATCACCCGCGACAAGGCAGCGATATTTGTCGATGGCCGCTACGTGGTCCAAGTGCGCAAGCAGGTCCCGGGCGAAGTCTTTGAATATCGTCACCTGATTGACGAGCCGCCGATGCAGTGGGCCCAGGCCAACCTGGCCGCCGGCAGCAAGGTGGCAATCGATCCGAAACTGCACAGCAGTGCCTGGCTGGCACGCACCGAAGCGGCAGTAGCCGGTGATTTGGAACTGGTCACCGTCGATGCCAACCCAATCGACGGCCTGTGGCATGATCGTCCGGCACCGACCCTGTCCGATGCCAAGCTGATGAGCCTGGACTTTGTCGGCGTCAGCAGCACCGACAAACGGACACAAATTGCCGACGTGCTGAAATCACAGAAAGCCGATGCCGTCCTGCTGACCCAGGTCGACAGCATCGCCTGGCTGCTCAATATCCGCGGCAGTGACATTCCGTGCCTGCCGGTCCTGCTCTCCACCGCGATTCTGCACCAAGACTGCAGCGTCGATTTCTACATCGACCCGGCCCGTCTGCCGGAAGCGTTCAACGCCCATGTCGGTGACGGGGTGCGCATTGCTGCGCCGGCATCACTGGAAGCCGGTCTCAAAGCCCTCGGCGGCAAATCCGTGCTGGTCGATCCGGCCACCAGCAATGCCTGGGCATCACAGATCCTGACCGACGCCAAGGCCAAACTAATTGCTGCCCAGGATCCATGCATGCTGCCGAAAGCGGCCAAGAATCCGACCGAGATTGCCGGGATGAAGGCCAGCCACATCCGTGATGGCGTCGCGATCAGTAAGTTCCTGGCTTGGGTCGATCGTCAGGTCGCCCAAGGCAACCTACTCGATGAAGGCACCCTGGCCGATCAGCTGTGGGCCTTCCGCTGTGAAGACAGCAGCTGTACCGATGTCAGCTTTGACACCATCTCGGCGGCCGGCGGCAACGCAGCAATGTGTCACTACAACCACAAGAACCAACCGGCGCCGAGCGTGCTGGAAATGGACAACGTCTACCTGGTGGACTCCGGCGGCCAGTACCCGGACGGCACCACCGATATCACCCGAACGGTGGCGATCGGCGAACCGGGCGATGAAGTCAAACAAACCTTCACCCTGGTGCTGAAAGGTCACATTGCGCTGGCGACGGCCCGGTTCCCAAAAGGGACGACCGGCTCTCAGCTTGATGCCCTGGCCCGTCAGCATCTGTGGGCACACGGTTTTGATTATGACCACGGCACCGGCCACGGCGTCGGCCACTTCCTCAATGTCCATGAAGGGCCACAGCGGATCGCCAAAGTCTACAACCCGACCGCCCTGCTGCCGGGGATGGTGCTGTCGAACGAGCCGGGCTACTACCGCGCCGATGCGTTCGGGATCCGAATTGAAAACCTGGAGCTGGTTGTCGAGGTCGAAACCGCCGGCGACATGACCATGCTGGGCTTCGAGTCCCTGACCCGCGCGCCGATTGACCGCCGCCTGGTTAATCTGTCCCTGCTGACAGAGACCGAACTGGCCTGGCTGAACACCTATCACCAGACAGTATTTGAGGTGATCAGTCCGTCACTGAGTGGCGATGACCTGACCTGGTTGCAACAGGCAACGGCACCACTGAGCCGCTGAGCTCTCACTACAAACCAGCTCTGAAATAAAACGCCCGCAACTGCGGGCGTTTTTAATTTTGTTTAACTTTCTGACACTTGAACGCTTGGAAAGCGACCCGTTAACCGGAATAGGCCGGGTGCCAGTCTTTCCACACCACTTCGAAACCATGGCGCTTGACGGACTTAGCCACCGCCGCCACCGGGCGATCATCATGAATCGAAAATTGCTCCAGCTCCGGCTCGTTATCCGCATAACCGCCCGGCTGGGTTTTCGAACCTGCCGACATGCTGGTGACCCCGAGCGGCAGCACATTGTCGCGAAACTGCGGCGACTCCCGGGTCGAGAGCGAGAGCTCCACTTCCGGGTTCAGCAACCGGTAGGCACAGATCAGCTGCACCAGCTGGCGATCACTCATCACCGACTTCGGCTGCAGGCCACCTTCACAAGGCCTTAAGCGCGGAAACGAGATCGAATACCGGGTTTGCCAGTAAGTCCGCTCCAAATAGTCGAGATGGCTGGCGGCAAAAAAGCAGTCGGTGCGCCACTCTTCCAGACCGATCAACGCGCCAATCCCGATTTTATCAATCCCGGCCCGGGCCAGGCGATCCGGGGTGTCCAGCCGGTACTCAAAGTCGGTTTTATTGCCGCGCAAATGGTGCTCGGCATACGTCGGCGCGCTGTAGGTTTCCTGGTATACCATCACCGCATCCAGACCCAGGGTTTTCAGCTCGGCATAGTCGTGCTGATCCAGCGGCTGGACTTCCATCGCCAGATAACTGAAGTGGGATTTGATCCGCGGCAGTGCTTCACGGAAGTAAGCCATCCCGACCTTGCGCTCGTGCTCCCCGGTGACCAGCAAAATGCTGTCAAAGTGCATCGCCTTGATCGCCGCACACTCGCGCTCGATTTCAGCCATCTCCAGGGTCCGGCGCTTGATCCGGTTCTCCATCGAAAACCCGCAGTAGGTACAGGCGTTGGCACACAGGTTCGACAGATACAAGGGAACGTAAAACGAGATTGTATGGCCGAACCGCTTGCGGGTCAGCGCCGCAGAGAGCTGCGCCATCTGCTCCAGGTACGGCTCGGCCGCCGGCGAGATCAATGCCTTGAAGTCTTCCAGATCCCGCTTGGGCTTGCGCAGCGCCCGCTCAACATCGGCAGGCGCTTTGCTGTAGATCGACATCCGGATATCATCCCAATCCAGTTGCCGCCAGACATCCACATAACTCATGCGACCTCCTTAGCCGGTGTGATCCAAAAAGGCCGTCAGCGGGCTGGACGCAATTGCCTGATTCACAGTGCCGGCCAACCCGGCCTCATAAGCCATCCGGCCGCTTTCCACCGCCAGCTTAAACGCCCTGCCCATCGCGATCGGATCGGCCGCCGCCGCAATCGCGGTATTGACCAGCACGGCATCGGCGCCCAGCTCCATAGCTTCGGCGGCATGAGACGGCGCGCCAATCCCGGCATCCACCACCACCGGGACCCGGGCCTGATCGATGATAATTTCAAGGAAATCGCGCGAGGC
It includes:
- the thiH gene encoding 2-iminoacetate synthase ThiH — protein: MSYVDVWRQLDWDDIRMSIYSKAPADVERALRKPKRDLEDFKALISPAAEPYLEQMAQLSAALTRKRFGHTISFYVPLYLSNLCANACTYCGFSMENRIKRRTLEMAEIERECAAIKAMHFDSILLVTGEHERKVGMAYFREALPRIKSHFSYLAMEVQPLDQHDYAELKTLGLDAVMVYQETYSAPTYAEHHLRGNKTDFEYRLDTPDRLARAGIDKIGIGALIGLEEWRTDCFFAASHLDYLERTYWQTRYSISFPRLRPCEGGLQPKSVMSDRQLVQLICAYRLLNPEVELSLSTRESPQFRDNVLPLGVTSMSAGSKTQPGGYADNEPELEQFSIHDDRPVAAVAKSVKRHGFEVVWKDWHPAYSG
- a CDS encoding aminopeptidase P family protein, which encodes MQTVISQRVEQLRAWLTRNQLDALLIPHEDEYLGEYIPAHNDRLHWATGFTGSAGMAIITRDKAAIFVDGRYVVQVRKQVPGEVFEYRHLIDEPPMQWAQANLAAGSKVAIDPKLHSSAWLARTEAAVAGDLELVTVDANPIDGLWHDRPAPTLSDAKLMSLDFVGVSSTDKRTQIADVLKSQKADAVLLTQVDSIAWLLNIRGSDIPCLPVLLSTAILHQDCSVDFYIDPARLPEAFNAHVGDGVRIAAPASLEAGLKALGGKSVLVDPATSNAWASQILTDAKAKLIAAQDPCMLPKAAKNPTEIAGMKASHIRDGVAISKFLAWVDRQVAQGNLLDEGTLADQLWAFRCEDSSCTDVSFDTISAAGGNAAMCHYNHKNQPAPSVLEMDNVYLVDSGGQYPDGTTDITRTVAIGEPGDEVKQTFTLVLKGHIALATARFPKGTTGSQLDALARQHLWAHGFDYDHGTGHGVGHFLNVHEGPQRIAKVYNPTALLPGMVLSNEPGYYRADAFGIRIENLELVVEVETAGDMTMLGFESLTRAPIDRRLVNLSLLTETELAWLNTYHQTVFEVISPSLSGDDLTWLQQATAPLSR
- a CDS encoding LysR family transcriptional regulator, which codes for MSFEKLARIDLNLLVCLHVLLEECNVTHAAKRLHLSQSAVSKSLMRLREQFNDPLFTRNAHGLRPTPRAKALQPMLDHLLREIEQLTAPPVFTPHTSNRHFKMALVESAYPLFLPQFLGDIFSEGPNLTIDTQAWEPNTFEKLQSGEIDFGITGKDLNPADAMLTLMPPKGIVFQELCRDRQCCIVRPEHPILSQTWDEASYLAQRHIQVRCIGDDRWLLDYKLAERGLSRDIAMYVPDFNSAACLCHQTDFVFTAPSHFANYIANQLGLVVVPLPTELPAMAYTLFWHQHQEKDPGHTWLREIIIGRCRDLPVG
- a CDS encoding multidrug effflux MFS transporter, which codes for MTSASSQSGTRLVALMVILVLFSPLAIDIYLPALPAMAETFTVDPARVQDTVTWFMFSLGLGQLLAGPLADRFGRRPIALGGIAIYGLSAALAYVAHTLDLLLVARLLQGFGACATSVAAFAAVRDSFGPEKSGRMISYLNGAICFIPALAPLLGTWLTHEFGWRSNFSFMAGFAVVAGTFILLQFRETRPAETDVSGAMLSWSRYRSVLREPTFLYHSTMCMLAMAVILAYVTSAPVWLMTELGEDMGQFTLWFGVNAALNILACMVAPKYIDRFGSRRTLATGLIMLVTSGVAMLMLSHLREAWAFMVPVFMSSFGFAFVLGSAAGKALAPFGDRAGTAAALLGLFQMSGAGAMVSLTQRLDLLPPDLMVLHMWLLAPGLLILWSRLGRRWHAVAANS
- a CDS encoding DMT family transporter, which translates into the protein MKNERLALSYGLTAVLLWSTVATAFKITLSYFTPLQMLAAASAVSVLALTAIALYQGKLHQLGRTFRSRPGYYLLLGLINPLAYYLILFQAYDLLPASLAQPLNYSWAITLTLMAAVFLGQTIRRQDWIACGFGYFGVVVIATQGDLLALDFDSPLGVALALFSTLLWALYWILNTRNQADPVISVLLGFLISLPISVGASLTISGWPSAPWQGWAAVSYVGLFEMGITFVLWINALKLTENTARISNLIFIAPFISLLLLATIIGEAIHPSTLIGLVMIICGLLIQQWKGKSRQAADSSC